The proteins below come from a single Bacteroidota bacterium genomic window:
- a CDS encoding T9SS type A sorting domain-containing protein produces MSKREFNRFLRVDGNLLNSAQLLTKRGWMPFAFVLMQFVQFVFPRNCDGQWKKLLDGGDFGAIYFLNNQGHPEIGFAASAFYTWTQPILYKTTDGGTTWKGLYNGDLGTTAQQFDIRDIVFKDSLIGWLADGYGIFKTTNGGDKWQRIGNGNLPDPFLCGSVAFDSSSGGLFTNAHGTQYQFTSWDEGTTWTHVMDDYHAGYEFANGNLGVATSQYAGFAPGTTHWSRTTDGGHNWRSIAMDSECWQPLAVKGTGTQFAITDLSAAVFVSDDAWDTWREVPFPQKEATPDAFHVMSTGCIRGDFCHLFVQIKKGCYLSTDQGNTWRYTGGPVSQPLIFGRRSWVNGSKIFMASTDSTGLNFPPFTYHLWMLNLDSLEVANVQLSVNGVRIRGGDTVRLDAGLSQLVPGYDTISFRMRYDTMSSELVQIQSSPNWLLFDSSSSEGYLRLVFKRRDSTMDGHIAQLFFRTLVSENTSAQFVLDSIHFIGPPTRAGCATLALGGGDSVTIAIQGCGDNTLRQLMADSILFRIVSVVPNPAQSEVAVTFAGEAGSSIEYRLYDALGTERLRGECSNDLALDVAPLPSGIYYLRCSSNGNAQTRTLSIER; encoded by the coding sequence ATGTCGAAGAGAGAGTTCAATCGGTTCTTAAGAGTCGATGGCAATTTACTTAACAGCGCCCAGCTCCTCACGAAGAGGGGCTGGATGCCTTTCGCTTTTGTATTGATGCAATTCGTGCAATTCGTCTTTCCACGCAACTGTGATGGGCAGTGGAAGAAGCTCCTCGATGGAGGCGATTTTGGCGCCATTTACTTTCTAAACAATCAAGGCCATCCCGAAATCGGTTTCGCCGCATCCGCCTTCTATACATGGACCCAGCCGATCTTATATAAGACGACAGACGGAGGTACAACGTGGAAGGGGCTTTACAACGGTGATCTCGGCACGACCGCCCAACAATTTGACATTCGGGACATCGTATTCAAGGATAGCCTTATAGGATGGCTTGCGGATGGCTACGGGATATTCAAAACGACCAACGGTGGTGATAAGTGGCAGAGAATCGGCAACGGAAATCTGCCCGATCCTTTTCTGTGTGGATCCGTTGCGTTCGACAGCAGTAGTGGTGGGCTGTTCACAAATGCCCACGGCACGCAATACCAATTCACGTCCTGGGACGAGGGTACGACATGGACACACGTCATGGACGATTATCATGCAGGCTATGAGTTCGCCAATGGAAATTTAGGAGTAGCGACGTCCCAATATGCGGGTTTTGCGCCTGGGACGACTCATTGGTCGCGCACGACGGACGGCGGACATAACTGGCGTTCGATTGCTATGGACAGCGAGTGCTGGCAGCCACTTGCGGTCAAAGGCACCGGCACACAGTTCGCTATCACGGACCTTAGTGCAGCGGTTTTTGTGAGCGACGACGCATGGGACACTTGGAGAGAGGTCCCATTTCCTCAAAAGGAGGCCACACCCGATGCGTTTCACGTAATGAGTACCGGCTGTATTCGCGGGGATTTTTGCCATCTTTTCGTCCAAATAAAGAAGGGCTGCTATCTTTCCACTGACCAGGGCAACACGTGGCGATATACTGGAGGTCCGGTCAGTCAGCCACTGATCTTCGGACGCAGGTCTTGGGTGAACGGCAGCAAGATATTTATGGCATCGACGGACTCAACGGGCCTGAATTTTCCGCCTTTCACTTATCATCTTTGGATGCTCAATCTCGATTCGCTCGAAGTGGCGAATGTGCAGCTATCAGTGAATGGTGTGCGCATTCGTGGCGGGGACACGGTGCGGTTGGATGCCGGGTTGTCTCAGCTTGTGCCGGGCTATGATACTATCTCGTTTCGGATGCGCTATGATACAATGTCGTCGGAGCTTGTGCAAATTCAGTCTTCACCTAATTGGCTGCTATTCGATTCCAGTAGTTCGGAGGGTTACTTGCGGCTTGTCTTCAAGCGCAGAGACAGCACGATGGACGGCCACATCGCGCAGCTATTTTTTCGCACACTCGTGTCCGAAAACACCTCAGCACAATTTGTATTAGACAGCATCCACTTCATCGGCCCACCCACCCGCGCCGGCTGCGCCACACTCGCGCTCGGCGGCGGAGATTCCGTTACAATTGCAATCCAAGGCTGCGGCGACAACACCTTGCGGCAGCTCATGGCGGATTCGATTCTGTTCCGCATCGTGAGCGTCGTACCGAATCCCGCGCAGAGTGAGGTCGCCGTAACTTTTGCTGGCGAAGCGGGTTCTTCTATCGAGTACCGGCTCTATGATGCACTCGGCACCGAGCGTCTTCGCGGCGAATGCTCGAACGACCTGGCACTCGATGTTGCACCGCTCCCATCTGGCATCTACTATCTCCGGTGTTCATCCAATGGCAATGCACAAACCCGCACGCTCTCTATCGAGCGATAG